In one window of Hyla sarda isolate aHylSar1 chromosome 1, aHylSar1.hap1, whole genome shotgun sequence DNA:
- the LOC130284699 gene encoding zinc finger protein OZF-like — translation MRGSHGHPFLSSYNGVQDHESQIGKKGTEHRPGKIFSCCECGKQFKKKSRLSMHKRIHTDERPFSCLECGKSFTWKSALMGHQAIHTGEKPFSCSECGKAFTRKTHLIGHQRIHTGEKPYSCSECGKCFMRKDCLESHRRIHTGEKPFLCTECGKCFTHKSNLGEHLRTHTGKKPYSCLECGKCFVRKDSFAEHLRTHTEEKLLSCPENVNALSQDSQQGVQTEEKPFSCAECGKRFKKKYSLSMHERIHINERPFSCPECGKSFTRKSHLIGHQKTHTEEKSFSCQECGKWFKLKHHLERHQVIHTGEKPFSCSECGKCFTQKSDVVKHQIIHAGDKPFHTIDKPFSCPDCGKCFSHKISLMQHLRSHTGEKPFSCSECGKCFTRKSHLVDHQRVHTGDKSLSEIHQETHTGKNTFLCSECGKCFIRKSGLVRHRRIHSGEKPFSCSECGKCFGQKSSLIEHLKTHTGEKPFSCSECGRCFSQKLGLIQHLRIHTGEKPFPCPECGKCFSQKSGLVKHQRTHSGEKPF, via the coding sequence ATGAGAGGCTCCCACGGACATCCCTTTCTATCTTCTTACAATGGAGTACAAGACCATGAATCACAGATTGGCAAAAAGGGAACTGAACACAGACCAGGAAAAATATTTTCATGCTGTGAATGTGGGAAACAGTTTAAAAAGAAATCTCGTCTTTCCATGCACAAGAGAATCCACACAGATGAAAGGCCATTTTCGtgtttagaatgtggaaaatcTTTTACATGGAAATCGGCTCTTATGGGACATCAGGCAAttcacactggagagaagccgTTTTCTTGTTCAGAATGCGGAAAAGCTTTTACTAGGAAAACACATCTCATtggacatcagagaattcacacaggagagaagccgtattcctgTTCAGAATGCGGAAAATGCTTCATGCGTAAAGATTGTCTTGAGAGTCAtcggagaattcacacaggggagaagccatttttatgcacagaatgtgggaaatgctttaccCATAAATCAAATCTTGGTGAACatctgagaactcacacagggaagaagccatattcatgtttggaatgtgggaaatgttttgtgcGTAAAGATTCTTTTGCGGAACATCTAAgaactcacacagaggagaaacTTTTATCATGTCCCGAAAATGTGAACGCTTTAAGTCAGGATTCACAACAAGGagttcagacagaagagaaaccTTTTTCATGTGCTGAATGTGGGAAACGTTTTAAAAAGAAATACAGTCTTTCCatgcatgagagaattcacataAATGAAAggccattttcatgtccggaaTGTGGGAAATCTTTTACTAGGAAATCACATCTTATTGGACATCAGAAAACTCACACCGAAGAAAAATCCTTTTCATGCCAGGAATGTGGGAAGTGGTTTAAGCTTAAACATCATCTTGAGAGACATCAAGTaatccacacaggagagaaaccattttcatgttcagaatgtgggaaatgttttactcagaaatcagatgTTGTAAAACATCAGATAATCCATGCAGGAGACAAACCCTTTCACACAATAGATAAACCATTTTCATGCCCTgactgtgggaaatgttttagtcaTAAAATAAGTCTTATGCAACATCtaagaagtcacacaggggaaaagccattttcatgctcagaatgtgggaaatgttttactaggaaatcacatcttgttgacCATCAGAGAGTTCACACAGGAGATAAATCCTTGTCAGAGATACACCAGGAAACTCACACagggaaaaatacttttttatgttcagaatgtgggaaatgttttattaggAAATCGGGTCTTGTTAGACATCGTAGGATTCACTCgggggaaaagccattttcatgttcagaatgtggaaaatgttttggtCAGAAATCAAGTCTTATTGAACATTTAAAAacccacacaggggagaagccgttttCGTGTTCGGAATGTGGAAGGTGTTTTAGTCAGAAATTGGGTCTTATACaacatctaagaattcacacaggagagaagccgtttcCATGtcctgaatgtgggaaatgttttagtcagaaatctggtcttgttaaacatcaaagaactcattcaggggagaagccattttaa